The Chitinophagales bacterium genome includes a region encoding these proteins:
- a CDS encoding porin family protein, whose protein sequence is MKKLIVLSVFIALGMSTYAQKGLHLGVKAIPQSTWMFNNADADNSDFVYRSTFRSAFGLDVDYHFTDGVGAGINLLFSGQGQKFRSDGGLAEGFRKLTYLKLPILLNFNTSSESVVMFKGSLGPQFAFPIKGTLETNGTTFFGTYSNERDIKDYYKVDIGIVFGFGLGFNITDYLQASLGLRFDAGFTSEDTDMTNSIGAASPGDIQFAFPKENNGGLRGSTTQVTGGVEIGFKYILRMD, encoded by the coding sequence ATGAAAAAACTAATTGTATTAAGCGTATTTATTGCGTTAGGCATGTCCACCTATGCCCAAAAAGGATTACACCTTGGTGTTAAAGCTATTCCTCAATCTACCTGGATGTTTAACAATGCTGATGCCGACAACTCAGATTTTGTCTATCGTTCTACTTTTCGTTCTGCTTTTGGTCTGGATGTGGATTATCACTTCACTGATGGGGTTGGTGCTGGAATCAACCTGCTTTTTTCAGGTCAGGGTCAAAAATTCAGAAGTGATGGGGGATTAGCTGAAGGTTTTAGAAAACTGACTTATTTAAAGCTGCCAATTTTGTTGAATTTTAATACCAGCTCAGAATCGGTTGTCATGTTCAAAGGTAGTTTAGGACCGCAGTTTGCCTTCCCAATTAAAGGAACACTGGAAACCAATGGTACGACCTTTTTTGGCACATATTCCAATGAAAGAGATATAAAAGACTACTATAAAGTAGATATAGGGATTGTGTTTGGCTTTGGTCTTGGCTTTAATATTACCGATTATTTGCAGGCTTCACTGGGCTTGCGCTTTGATGCAGGTTTTACTTCTGAAGATACGGATATGACCAATTCAATTGGTGCTGCTTCTCCTGGCGATATACAATTCGCTTTTCCTAAAGAGAACAACGGAGGATTAAGAGGAAGTACCACCCAGGTGACCGGAGGTGTTGAAATCGGATTCAAATACATCCTGAGAATGGATTAA
- a CDS encoding lysoplasmalogenase — protein sequence MKRHFTLLLRVILLLFFAYHLVTLTEDDLLSMAVTKSLLMPLLLIYYLLRSKDVSKHKTDYLLISALFFSWLGDLALLKGHSETNFFIYGLLAFLAAHIFYSISFYKDLSRTAITSLVVSKPHFALPFAVFSILFIYFLLPGLGDMKAPVMLYTLVITSMLIFALNRWKKVSTKSFYFVMFGTILFFMSDAMIAYNKFYQVFEHERIAIMSTYIFGQWFIVEGILFRKG from the coding sequence ATGAAAAGGCATTTCACTTTATTACTCAGAGTTATTTTATTGCTTTTTTTCGCATACCATCTTGTTACACTTACCGAGGACGATTTACTTTCAATGGCTGTTACTAAATCATTATTAATGCCCTTGCTATTGATCTACTATCTTTTGCGCAGTAAGGATGTTTCAAAACATAAAACGGACTATTTACTCATCTCTGCATTGTTTTTTTCCTGGCTGGGAGATTTAGCTTTACTTAAAGGCCACAGTGAAACCAATTTTTTTATTTATGGATTATTGGCATTCCTGGCAGCTCATATTTTTTATAGCATTAGTTTTTATAAAGACTTAAGTCGCACTGCTATAACATCGTTGGTGGTTTCAAAACCTCATTTTGCCTTGCCATTTGCTGTTTTTTCTATTTTGTTTATTTACTTTTTACTGCCTGGGCTTGGTGATATGAAAGCACCGGTAATGCTGTACACACTTGTTATTACCAGCATGTTGATTTTTGCACTTAACCGCTGGAAAAAGGTGAGTACAAAAAGCTTTTACTTTGTAATGTTTGGTACCATATTGTTTTTTATGTCAGACGCCATGATTGCTTATAATAAATTTTACCAGGTCTTTGAACACGAGCGAATAGCAATAATGAGCACCTATATTTTTGGGCAGTGGTTCATTGTGGAAGGAATACTTTTTAGAAAGGGTTAA
- a CDS encoding DUF445 family protein, translating to MMIYFLPVIAAVIGWFTNYLAVKMLFHPKKEKNFILFKLQGIFPKRQKEVAENIGRMVAKELISADDIKDQISGGDSVTYIKNIVEAKVDDYLSNKFPEKYPFTSVLFSAKRKMKIKEDLIAEVENAAPAVLSEYFTNLEDAFDVETIVIEKIEAFPPDKLEEMLNHILKKEFKFIELIGAVIGFLIGLVQILILKL from the coding sequence ATGATGATTTATTTTTTACCGGTTATTGCCGCGGTTATCGGTTGGTTTACCAATTATTTAGCAGTAAAAATGCTCTTTCATCCCAAAAAAGAAAAGAACTTTATATTATTTAAATTACAAGGGATTTTTCCTAAACGCCAGAAAGAAGTAGCTGAGAACATAGGAAGAATGGTGGCAAAAGAATTGATTTCCGCAGATGATATCAAAGATCAGATAAGTGGAGGCGACAGTGTTACTTATATAAAGAATATTGTGGAGGCCAAAGTTGATGATTATCTGAGCAATAAATTTCCTGAAAAATATCCTTTCACCTCGGTTTTGTTCAGTGCCAAGCGCAAAATGAAGATTAAAGAAGATCTGATAGCAGAAGTAGAAAATGCAGCTCCTGCTGTATTGAGCGAATACTTCACCAATCTGGAAGATGCATTTGATGTAGAGACAATAGTCATTGAAAAGATTGAAGCTTTTCCACCGGACAAATTAGAGGAAATGCTTAACCACATACTCAAAAAGGAATTCAAATTTATTGAGTTGATTGGTGCCGTAATTGGCTTTTTAATTGGCCTCGTGCAAATTTTGATTCTAAAATTGTAG
- a CDS encoding DUF5723 family protein, whose protein sequence is MKNIMSVFVLILIGLSGIEKAAAQEYFGFLHDNWAGVNAIDLNPSLIQDNRYRFDMNLVSTDFNLYNNYVGVRRQLIRDLRNDEVNETDDFMDTYLIENQSRDNKFLDIGTTVQGLSFMFNLGRKNSLAFTSKARFKVQMTDLSPDLAKLAWEELNYPLLWETSLNNENFSIQAMGWTEYGIAYGREIFDMGDHYLKGGIRVKLLQGHGAAYIYADNLQYNFKNDDTLSLFSTDIEYGHSDNLIYEDDEFEYQHEFVSNPTFGFDFGFTYEWRPNHEDYTYEMDGETGLYRRDKNKYKAKVGFAVNDLGRLRFQKDPRSANFTADIRDWDITDLGIEDLETFDQMINETYGQDANDDGEFLMQLPTTLVIHADYNIWKGFYVNVSPYIALQRRNDAHKIANHSVVMLAPRYEHKWVGVGLPYTYNTFGSGTHQLGFHLRVGPLFVGTNDFLALGFKEEMYAANVYGGLKIPIPFGKPKDKDNDRVSNRKDNCKKTPGTWENGGCPDSDDDGLLDNEDDCPEEFGPVDNNGCPWPDTDEDGIPDKDDECPEEAGPVENNGCPWGDADGDGILDNVDKCPDEAGPEDNDGCPYGDRDEDGVLDNEDECPDEAGPADNNGCPYGDRDGDGVMDDVDLCPDTPGPADNDGCPWGDADGDGVLDNEDRCPKTPGPASNDGCPELEEEEKEIMQKAFDNLEFESGKAVIKAGSLKDLDKIADILKDRPDAILKIEGHTDATGSDALNMRLSKERAMAVKDRLTEKGVGDDRFFVNWYGETRPIEDNSTAEGRKANRRVELQIIYE, encoded by the coding sequence ATGAAAAATATAATGAGTGTTTTTGTTTTAATATTAATTGGGCTTTCAGGAATTGAAAAAGCTGCGGCCCAGGAATATTTTGGTTTTTTGCACGACAACTGGGCAGGTGTCAATGCCATTGACCTCAATCCTTCACTAATTCAGGACAATCGCTACAGATTTGACATGAACCTGGTGAGCACCGATTTTAACCTTTACAACAATTACGTGGGGGTAAGGAGGCAATTGATCCGCGATCTGAGAAATGACGAGGTGAATGAAACCGATGATTTCATGGATACTTACCTGATCGAAAACCAAAGTAGGGACAACAAATTCCTTGATATCGGCACTACTGTTCAGGGGCTCTCTTTTATGTTTAATCTGGGCAGAAAAAATTCCCTGGCGTTTACAAGCAAGGCGCGTTTTAAGGTGCAAATGACCGACCTGAGTCCTGACCTTGCAAAACTGGCCTGGGAAGAACTGAACTATCCATTGCTTTGGGAGACCAGCCTGAACAATGAAAATTTCAGCATACAGGCCATGGGCTGGACAGAATATGGAATAGCCTACGGACGCGAAATTTTTGACATGGGCGATCATTACCTGAAAGGGGGCATACGTGTGAAACTGCTTCAGGGACATGGTGCTGCTTATATTTATGCAGACAATTTACAATACAATTTCAAAAATGACGACACCCTATCTCTATTCAGTACGGATATAGAATACGGGCACTCAGACAACCTGATCTACGAAGACGATGAATTTGAATACCAACATGAATTTGTTTCCAACCCCACTTTTGGGTTTGATTTTGGATTCACCTATGAATGGCGGCCCAACCACGAGGATTATACCTATGAGATGGATGGAGAAACCGGGCTGTATCGCAGGGATAAAAATAAGTACAAAGCAAAAGTGGGTTTTGCCGTGAATGATCTCGGTCGCCTACGCTTTCAAAAAGACCCCCGCAGTGCCAACTTCACTGCCGATATCCGCGACTGGGACATTACTGATCTGGGTATTGAGGATCTGGAAACTTTTGACCAAATGATTAATGAAACATACGGACAAGATGCCAATGACGATGGTGAATTTCTAATGCAACTGCCCACTACATTGGTGATTCATGCAGACTATAATATCTGGAAAGGGTTTTATGTGAATGTATCACCTTATATTGCGCTTCAGCGTAGGAATGATGCACATAAAATTGCAAACCATTCTGTAGTAATGTTGGCCCCCCGCTACGAACACAAATGGGTGGGCGTTGGGTTGCCATACACTTATAATACATTTGGAAGTGGTACCCATCAATTGGGTTTTCACCTGAGGGTAGGGCCATTGTTTGTAGGCACCAATGATTTTCTGGCACTTGGTTTTAAAGAGGAAATGTATGCGGCCAATGTATATGGTGGCTTGAAAATTCCGATTCCGTTCGGAAAACCAAAGGACAAAGACAATGATAGAGTTTCCAACAGAAAAGACAACTGCAAAAAAACACCAGGCACCTGGGAAAACGGGGGTTGCCCTGATAGCGATGATGACGGGTTGCTGGACAATGAGGATGATTGCCCCGAAGAATTTGGCCCTGTTGACAACAATGGTTGTCCTTGGCCTGATACGGATGAAGACGGTATTCCCGACAAAGATGACGAATGCCCTGAAGAGGCAGGCCCCGTTGAAAACAATGGTTGCCCCTGGGGTGATGCTGATGGAGATGGAATTTTAGACAATGTAGATAAATGCCCTGATGAAGCAGGCCCCGAAGATAACGATGGCTGTCCATACGGTGACCGCGATGAGGATGGTGTGCTGGACAATGAAGACGAATGTCCTGACGAAGCAGGTCCGGCAGATAACAACGGCTGCCCATATGGCGACAGGGATGGCGATGGTGTAATGGATGATGTGGATCTTTGTCCTGATACACCCGGCCCGGCTGATAATGACGGCTGCCCCTGGGGAGATGCTGATGGTGATGGTGTACTGGACAATGAAGACCGCTGTCCGAAAACACCCGGCCCGGCAAGTAATGACGGTTGTCCTGAGCTGGAAGAAGAGGAGAAAGAGATCATGCAAAAGGCATTTGACAACCTGGAATTTGAATCCGGCAAGGCGGTAATAAAAGCAGGATCCTTAAAAGACCTTGATAAAATAGCGGATATCCTAAAAGACAGACCGGATGCCATTCTCAAAATAGAAGGACATACGGATGCTACAGGCAGTGATGCGCTGAATATGCGTTTGTCAAAAGAGCGGGCAATGGCTGTAAAAGATCGCCTGACGGAAAAGGGTGTGGGAGATGACCGTTTCTTTGTAAACTGGTACGGTGAAACCCGACCTATAGAAGACAACAGCACTGCCGAAGGCCGCAAAGCCAACAGAAGGGTGGAATTGCAGATTATTTATGAATAA
- a CDS encoding MmcQ/YjbR family DNA-binding protein, whose protein sequence is MNIESFRDFCLSLPDTTESMPFGGDVLVFKVSGKMFALTDIDLFKSINLKCDPEKAIELRTEYTEVSPGYHMNKKHWNTVDMDGMIPDKQIIEWILDSYKLVVQTLKTTDREVLMKELQSFKIE, encoded by the coding sequence ATGAATATTGAAAGCTTCAGAGATTTTTGTCTTTCACTCCCCGACACTACAGAATCTATGCCTTTCGGTGGAGATGTGCTGGTATTTAAAGTTTCGGGAAAAATGTTTGCACTTACTGATATTGATCTTTTTAAGAGCATCAACCTGAAATGCGATCCCGAAAAAGCCATTGAGCTGCGCACAGAATATACAGAGGTAAGCCCGGGTTATCACATGAATAAAAAACACTGGAATACTGTGGATATGGATGGAATGATTCCAGATAAGCAGATTATAGAATGGATATTGGATTCTTACAAATTGGTGGTACAAACATTAAAGACCACAGATAGGGAGGTACTTATGAAAGAACTGCAAAGCTTTAAAATAGAATAA
- a CDS encoding YebC/PmpR family DNA-binding transcriptional regulator: MSGHNKWSKIKRKKGVADAKRGKEFTRVIKEITVAVKEGGSSDPEMNPRLRLAIANAKGINMPKENTERAIKKAEESGGAGYEELTYEAYAPGGIAVFVEVATDNTNRTVSNLRSLFSKSGGSLATSGSVAFLFERKGVFEFLLGNYSEDELMLDLIDAGAEDVEVDEDYVTLTCAFEDFGNVQDKLEKMNIEVKKAGVEYIPKTTTALELNEAKKVLRLIEKLEDDDDVQSVYHNLELSDELIAELEQ; the protein is encoded by the coding sequence ATGTCCGGACACAATAAATGGTCTAAAATAAAACGTAAGAAAGGAGTTGCAGATGCAAAACGCGGAAAGGAATTCACACGTGTCATTAAAGAGATTACCGTTGCTGTAAAAGAAGGAGGCAGCAGCGATCCTGAAATGAATCCCAGGCTTAGATTAGCAATTGCCAATGCAAAGGGCATTAATATGCCAAAAGAAAATACGGAAAGGGCGATTAAAAAAGCGGAAGAAAGCGGTGGTGCAGGTTATGAAGAATTGACTTACGAAGCTTATGCCCCCGGTGGAATAGCTGTTTTTGTAGAAGTAGCCACTGACAATACAAACAGAACCGTTTCCAATTTGCGCAGCCTGTTTTCCAAATCTGGTGGTAGTCTGGCTACAAGTGGTTCTGTAGCTTTTTTATTTGAGCGAAAAGGTGTTTTTGAATTCTTGCTGGGCAATTATTCAGAAGATGAACTGATGCTGGATTTAATTGATGCTGGTGCTGAAGATGTGGAGGTGGATGAAGACTATGTTACGCTAACCTGTGCATTCGAGGATTTTGGAAATGTGCAGGACAAACTTGAGAAAATGAATATAGAAGTGAAAAAAGCAGGAGTGGAGTACATCCCTAAAACTACAACAGCACTTGAATTAAATGAAGCAAAAAAAGTACTTCGCCTGATTGAAAAACTGGAAGACGATGATGATGTGCAATCAGTTTATCACAATTTGGAATTGAGTGATGAGCTGATAGCTGAGCTAGAACAGTGA
- a CDS encoding WG repeat-containing protein, protein MPNTSQTKNTVIFLLIFTAMPFLLKADAVTKSLKLIRAGSYEQARINLEDAYNDAEDNFGLNYALALYFFMEDHSGFDIFKANKYMLKCTETYPTSSDRDKNRYKKHGIRPYTIDKLQSRINTHGYQLADSINTLEIWERFAAEFLSAPQLAEAKERRNEMAFKAAQSQDSYKSFQDFMKKYPNASQIEYAQDLYEKSLYEQETKGGSYRDFKTFAEKYPESPYAEKAREQYEYTLYKTVTSSGTLEAYVDFINNYSNSPYSEEAQDSVYILSITEGSIEKYTDFVRNFLNNKNVNMVWQLLYDAYNFNKETATYLNFQREFPNFPFKEQLAKDIRISKRALELYEDENGLFGYKDIHSETILIPAQYTDAYEFSEGMAAVTTSECLDECNYGYIDKEGKMVIPENYSEVSPFEDGRALVSTGNCDDIPCKWGYIDRKGVAVVPIIYDDVYPFSEGMALVGNDEKGYGFVHIGGREVISLQFDDAESFSEGLAPVSKGGRWGFIGQNGGFIIEATYDQAGRFKEGLAPVQDPETGLWGYIDKDGNYKIQPQYKFAKSFENSKATVMVEIESNGMQLMTEKQIDATGKLIN, encoded by the coding sequence ATGCCAAATACAAGTCAAACAAAAAATACAGTAATTTTCCTGTTGATATTTACTGCAATGCCTTTCTTGCTTAAGGCAGATGCTGTCACGAAATCATTGAAATTGATTCGTGCCGGATCATACGAACAGGCGCGCATTAATCTTGAAGATGCCTATAATGATGCTGAAGACAATTTTGGTCTGAACTACGCACTGGCACTCTATTTCTTTATGGAAGACCATTCGGGTTTTGATATATTTAAAGCCAACAAGTACATGCTCAAATGCACTGAAACCTACCCTACCTCATCTGATCGGGATAAAAACCGCTACAAAAAACACGGAATCCGTCCCTATACTATAGACAAATTGCAGAGCCGCATCAATACCCATGGCTATCAATTGGCCGATAGTATAAATACACTTGAAATTTGGGAGCGTTTTGCAGCAGAATTTTTAAGTGCTCCCCAGCTTGCTGAAGCCAAAGAGCGCAGAAATGAAATGGCTTTTAAAGCTGCGCAAAGCCAGGATTCCTATAAAAGCTTTCAGGATTTTATGAAAAAATATCCCAATGCCAGTCAAATTGAATATGCTCAGGATTTGTATGAAAAATCGCTCTATGAGCAGGAAACAAAAGGAGGAAGTTATCGAGATTTCAAAACCTTTGCTGAAAAATATCCTGAAAGTCCTTATGCTGAAAAAGCAAGAGAACAATATGAATACACGTTGTATAAAACCGTTACTTCATCAGGTACCCTTGAAGCCTATGTAGATTTTATCAATAATTACTCCAACAGCCCCTATTCAGAAGAAGCTCAGGATAGTGTTTACATCCTTTCAATTACTGAAGGATCAATTGAGAAATACACAGATTTTGTGCGCAATTTTCTCAACAATAAGAATGTAAATATGGTCTGGCAATTGTTGTACGATGCTTATAACTTCAATAAAGAAACCGCTACCTACCTGAATTTTCAGCGTGAATTTCCCAATTTCCCTTTCAAAGAACAATTGGCCAAAGACATTCGCATTTCCAAAAGAGCATTAGAACTTTATGAAGATGAGAATGGGCTTTTTGGCTATAAAGACATTCATTCAGAAACCATATTAATTCCCGCACAATATACAGATGCCTATGAATTTTCAGAAGGTATGGCTGCTGTAACTACATCGGAATGTTTGGATGAATGCAACTATGGCTATATCGATAAGGAGGGAAAAATGGTGATTCCTGAAAATTATTCAGAAGTTAGTCCTTTTGAAGATGGGCGAGCTCTGGTTTCCACAGGCAATTGTGATGATATTCCCTGCAAATGGGGCTATATTGACAGAAAGGGCGTTGCTGTTGTCCCGATAATTTATGATGATGTCTATCCTTTTTCAGAAGGCATGGCTTTGGTTGGCAATGATGAAAAAGGTTATGGCTTTGTACATATTGGCGGAAGGGAAGTCATCAGCTTACAGTTTGATGATGCTGAATCCTTTAGCGAAGGACTGGCACCAGTTTCAAAAGGTGGTCGATGGGGCTTTATTGGTCAAAACGGAGGATTTATAATTGAAGCAACTTATGATCAGGCCGGTAGATTTAAAGAAGGTTTAGCACCTGTACAAGATCCTGAAACAGGGCTTTGGGGCTATATTGACAAAGACGGGAATTACAAAATTCAACCGCAATATAAATTTGCCAAAAGCTTTGAGAACAGCAAAGCAACTGTAATGGTGGAAATTGAAAGCAATGGCATGCAGTTGATGACTGAAAAACAGATTGATGCTACCGGAAAATTAATCAATTGA